The genomic DNA TAAATGGAAATGGGCGCGTATCTTATCCCAGTTATCTCTGACTTCAGCACACACTCTCTGATACTTAAAAGGATTCGGAATTCCCATAAGCCGTGGTATACCAATATTTCGCATTACCCGAAAGGTTATATATTCATTCCAGCCAGCTTCAAACGGATTAGACACTGTCTTGCAGTAATTGAAGAAAGGAACGGCAGTAAATACAGGTGGAAGTTTTTCAGCGAAGAAGCCATATGCAAGGAGCCCTTCGTAAAGTTCATCAGAAGATATTTCGTCCATAAAATCTATATACTTTTTATCCACTGAGATACTTACCTCCGATTCTATCAAATAATGGACATAGCATTTTGCCCACGCTTTTTGTAATTATGCAGACTGAGCCAATTCTGCTATTTTATCAGCAATTTCTTCAACAGTTTTTTGTCTGGTATTTCTATCAACTTTATCTGCTCATAAAGATATCTATTCATTGTCTATTTTATATTATGTCCACTAGCATATAAGGGCAATTTTATTTGTCCAAACTCAGGAAGGCATTTGAAATCTATGAGCATATTTTCATTAAATCTCTTTACTAAACCTAATTGCTTTTCTGTTTCGATTAAATCATCTACTGAAATCACATCTAACACTTTGCGAAAATCTATTTGGTCAAGTACTCTTTTTGTAAAAGGACGTTTAGAATCAAGAAACGCTATACTACATATGTATTTTTGTACAATAGACGAATTTAATATTAACATCGTTGTATATGCGGTATCGTATGTTGGAAGACAGATAAAATAACTGGTATCGTCTGTCATTATTGGACAACCACTTTTTGCACTCAAAAGAGAAAATAATGGCTTTTTATAAAATCCACTAACTCCAACTTTATATGTAGCATATGAATACTCGCCAACACCAAACATAGCAAAAGCAGGTGTATTTTTATAAATTGCACTTTTCCTTTTTTCAAAAAATGCTTTATGTGAAAATAAATAATTCCATGTTTTTGGGGCATCTCTTTTTATATGTGATGTATCTTCTCCAATTGACTTTTGCGTTACAATTACATATCTATCCGACCTATCAATAATTACTGATTTAAACATACTACTCTTTACCAAAGGATAAACAAAACAACTTTCTATGTCAACTTCTTCAGATAGTCCATTTATCATAGATTTATTCTGTAAAGACAACTCCATTATTTTAGAACAATCATGTTTAACACCTTGACGCCACTCAAAACAAGATTTTCCTAAAAAATTGTTAATATGTGTTACTTGATTTTGTAGCCGCCCTGAGTTATATAAAATTTTGTTCGTTATTATCTTTGGCTCATAAAATGAATATACATTACAAAAAGCAGAAGTAACATTATTATTGCTTAATTCGATTACCAGTAAACACGCGCTCGCATTAATACCAAATACTTTATTTGCATTAAATTCTAAAATATCACAAGCACTAAATGAAATATAATTGCGATGTAACTCGGAAAAGATGTTCCTAGCTACAGATGTTTTACATAGCATTGCAATAGTCGCACGTTTTCCACGTAAAGCTGATATCAACTGAAGAATAATATACTCGCAAATATCAAAATTACTAGCACCTGTAAGGGCATCAATCCCTCTTAATCCTTTAAAATTTACCTTTTGAGGAAGATTAATTGAGTTGAACGTCGATAATGTACTATTGGTAACCCAAGGTGGATTGCCAATAACAAGAATATCACTATCGTTTTTTATTATGTTTGATAGGTCAATTGAAAAAATATCTGCATTAATAATCTGGACTCTATTATCACTAATTTCATCTATACATGATTTACAATATTTAGGATTTAACTCAATTCCAATAATTTTTCTTGCACCAAAAATTAAACTATTCTTTATAAAACTGCCAGTTCCACAAGTTGGTTCAATTACAATAGACGGATTAAGTTTTCTTGTATCTTTTAGATATTTACAGACATCAAAAGCAAAAGAATCCGGTGTCTGATAATCGCCATACTCTCGTTTACCATTCATAGTTAACAACTCCATCTATCTGATTATTCAGTTCAATGACTCTAGCATATTGTAATCTCCACTGCAACGCATTGCTAATAGTTAGATAACCTTGTGTAGGAGGACTACACAATATTTCATCTGCTAATTCATTATAGATTATTTCATCTCCAGGAACATTTCTATCCTCTAAAAAACCTACAATATCCTCTTTACGTGCACCATCATGTACCATTTCTATGAGTCGCTTTGTTATAGTAAAATCAGCTGTTCTTTTAGCAGCAATAAAAGTACAGTGTGTAAAGTGCAAATAGCATATATCCGTTGAATCTTTCTTATCGTAAACAAACACAATAATATTATATCCCAACCCATATATTTTTTGGCGAGCATTCTTGAAAGGGCAACTTGATTGTGGTTGAGTGATAGATGTAACTTTTATATCTGTACAAATATTCTCTCCCGGCAAATCAATACCTTTGGCACTACTTCCAATAGTTACTATGTAACGCTCCTTCAAATAGTTTTGAAATCTATGCTCCACATATGTTCCAACAGCTTTTCCATCAGTAACACCCAGTAATTCTGAATGGTTTTCTTGAGACATTAGTTCACAAAAAACTTTCGCAGCTTCTATCAAATTGTTTATAGTAAGTATTGGTTTCACAGAATTATCCTCATTTCTTTAAATTAACCGTTATATAGAATCAGTTATAATATATTATTTAAATCTCAACCATCACTTAATACATATTTTAGTAAAACTTTCACTATTACAGTTTCATTTTTACTAGGTTTATCAATCAACCAATCGCTTACTCCTACGCATTTAGCAAGTTCTCTTCATTAATTGTTTAACCAATTAAAATTTCTATCACCTATTACAAGTTAATACATCAGTATCATTCAAATTCACACAGATAGCGTAGTATGAATAAATGGAAAATATAACTATAAAACTACATCTATTACATATTTATTTTTCAACTTGTTTTTGACATTTTAAAACTAACGACACTTGACAATATCTTTAACAATCCCAATTTGAATATCTTCCTGGGATTTTTGGTTATACTTAAATTATCGACAGTACTTAATGTCACTTCTCGTATTGTGTTTTATTCGTTACACACCTATCATCTACACTTCGAGTTTTCTATTCTTCTTTCATGTTCAGCAAATATCTCTGTTTACATTCGACCTTACCAAGCGCAAGTGTACATTTCATTCTTAAAAATCATGTATATTAAACAACTGTACTATTCTATTCCCACTCTATTGTTCCGCTGGGTTTCGGCGTGAGGTCGAACAGCACACGGTTGACGCCTTTCACTTCGGAGGTAATTCTTTTCGTAATGTGCTGAAGCAGTTCGAAAGGAACGTTTTCAACCGTGGCGGTAACGGCGTCTGTAGTGTTGACGGCACGGATTACAACCGGCCAGTCGTAGGTGCGGAGACCGTCTGTAATGCCTGTTGATTTAAAGTCGGGAACTATTGTGAAGTACTGCCACACCTTGCCTGCGAGGCCGTTTTTGGCAAATTCTTCGCGCAGGATTGCGTCTGATTCGCGGACGGCTTCAAGCCTGTCGCGCGTGATTGCGCCTACGCAACGGACACCGAGTCCGGGACCCGGGAACGGCTGGCGGTACACCATATTGTTAGGCAGACCAAGCTGTTTGCCGACGACGCGGACTTCGTCCTTGTAAAGGAATTTAACGGGCTCTACAAGCTCAAATTCAAAATCATCAGGCAGTCCGCCGACGTTGTGGTGCGATTTGACGGGGCCGCTTTCAAGTATGTCGGGATAAATTGTTCCCTGCGCAAGGAATGAAATACCTTCAAGCTTGCGTGCTTCTTCTTCAAATACACGGATAAATTCCGCGCCGATGATTTTGCGTTTCTTTTCGGGCTCCGCAACGCCTTCGAGTTTGTCAAGGAACCTGTCTGCCGCGTCAACGTAAATAAGATTCGCGTCCATCTGATTTCTGAAAACGTCAACAACCTGCTCCGGCTCGCCTTTGCGGAGAAGTCCGTGATTGACGTGAACGCAGACAAGCTGTTTGCCTACCGCTTTAATCAGAAGCGCGGCAACTACCGATGAATCCACTCCTCCCGAAAGCGCGAGCAGAACCTTTTTGTCTCCTATCTGTCTGCGCGCCGCCTCAACCTGTTCTTCAATAAACGCCTGCGCAAGCTCCGGCGTTGTTATGCGCTGCATTGTTTCCGGTCTTCTGTTCTCCATGACACAACCTCCTTAAAGTTCTCTCAAAGCACTGCTGAATTATACAACTGTTGGGCTGAAATGAAAATAAAAAACGGGCTCTTGCGAGTCCGTTTTTTGTTATTTTTATTGCAGCTTAGTACATGCCGCCGGGCATTCCGCCCATTCCGGGTGCGCCCTGGGGCATTTCCGGTTCCGCTTTCGGTTTGTCGGCAACAAGCGCGTCTGTCGTCAGAATCATTGCCGCTATTGAGCTTGCGTTCTGGAGAGCTGAACGCGTAACCTTTACAGGGTCAATGATACCGGCTTTGATCATGTCAACGTATTCGCCTGAAGTTGCGTCAAGTCCCTGACCTGCTTTGAGCGTCGCGACCTTTTCGCAGATGACGTCGCCCTTCATGCCTGCGTTTTCGGCAATGATCTGAAGAGGTACTGAAAGCGCGCGGAGAATAATCGTTGCGCCCGTTTTAATGTCGCCTTTGAGCGTGTCGATGTATTTTTCAAGTCCGCTTATGCAGCTTACAAGAGCTACGCCGCCGCCCGGGACGATGCCTTCTTCAACTGCCGCACGGGTTGAGTTGAGAGCGTCTTCAATGCGGAGTTTGAGTTCTTTCTGCTCCGTTTCCGTTGCTGCGCCGACCTGGATAACCGCTACGCCGCCGCAAAGTTTTGCAAGGCGTTCCTGAAGCTTTTCCCTGTCGTAGTCAGAAGTTGTGTCGGCAATCTGTTTGCGGATCTGCGCCGCGCGGCCTTCGATTTCCTTTTTGTCGCCTTTTCCGTTGACGATTGTCGTGTTTTCTTTGGTAATCGTAACCTTTTTGGCTTTGCCGAGCACTTCGACGCCGGCTGTATCAAGTTTGAGACCGACTTCTTCGCTGACTACGGTGCCGCCTGTTACCGCGGCTATATCCTTGAGCATTTCTTTTCTTCTGTCGCCGAAGCCCGGGGCTTTGACAGCAACAACCTGGAGTATGCCGCGGAGTTTGTTGACAACAAGCGTCGCAAGGGCTTCGCCTTCAACGTCTTCCGCAATTATGAGAAGCGGCTTGCCGAGCTGGACTATCTTTTCAAGAAGTCCGAGCATATCCTTTACGTTGCTGATCTTGCTGTCCGCGATAAGAATGTTGGCGTCTTCAAGAACTGCTTCCATACGGTCTGCGTCTGTAATCATATACGGGCTGAGATAGCCGCGGTCAAACTGGAGACCTTCAACCGTTTCAAGCGTCGTGCCGAGGCTCTTGCTGTCTTCAACGGTGATAACGCCTTCCTGTCCGACCTTGCCCATTGCGTCCGCAATAAGTCCGCCGATCATCTGGTCGTTGGCTGAAATGGCTGCAACCTGCGCAATTCCGTCATGACCTTTAACTTTCGCCGCTTTCTTTTTGAGCGCTTCAACAACGTTTGCCGTTGCGAGTTCCATACCCTTGCGGATAAGCATACCGTTGGCGCCGGCTGCGACATTTTTAATGCCGTCATGAATCATAGCCTGTGCAAGAACGGTCGCTGTCGTTGTTCCGTCGCCGGCGACATCGTTTGTCTTTGACGCGACTTCTTTGAGAAGCTGTGCGCCCATATTTTCAAACGGATCTTCCAGTTCAAATTCCTTGGCAATCGTAACGCCGTCGTTTGTGATAAGCGGTGAGCCGAATTTTTTCTCGAGAACTACGTTGCGGCCCTTCGGTCCGAGGGTAATTCCGACTGTGTCTGCTACTTTATTGATGCCGCGCTCCATTGCCCTGCGGGCATCTTCTTTGAAAAGAAGAATTTTTGCCATGATAAAAACCTCCCGTTATTTCGTGACTATTGCCAAAATATCTCTTTCGCTGAGAATGAGATATTCTTCGCCGTCAAGCTTAATTTCGGTGCCTGAATATTTACTGTAGACAACCCTGTCTTTTACCTTGACTTCCATTTTCTGGCGTTTGCCGTCATCTGTAATTCTGCCGTCGCCGACCGCAACAACTTCGCCCTCAAACGGTTTTTCCTTCGCTGAATCCGGAAGAACAATACCGCCCCTGGACATCTCTTCGTGTTCGAGCGCTTTGATTACTACTCTGTCGCCAAGTGGTTTGAGTTTCATAAAAACCCCTCCTGTATAATATAGTTTTGCAACTGGCTGCCTGCTGTTAGCACTCTTGAGCAACGAGTGCTAAAACTTAACGAACGTAGTGTAGTGCTTATTTAATAAAATGTCAATACAAAAATATCGGTAAAATTACCGATATTTACTTATTTTTTTGTTCAGCGGCTGACCGCAGGAAGCTATTTGACGGAAATCAGCTCGTACTTTCTCGTTCCAAGCCCTATTTTTTCGCCGTGTACAAGCTGCGTTTCCCACTCCGATTCAGGTGTCGTGTTTCTGAAATGGTCGTGGTGGTCATGGAAGTTCTTATCAGCCATATTGTCACCGAGCACCGAATTTCTGATAGGCTCCGCTTTCAGGCAGGCGTCAGCGCAAGCCTGGTCAAGCGCCACAGGATCCGAGGACGCGAAAATCCCGATATTGGGAAGAATCGGCGCGTCATTCTCGGGGTGGCAGTCGCAGTACGGCGACACGTCAACGACAAACGATATATGGAAACTGTCTCTTCCGGAAACAACCGCCTTCGCGTACTCTGCCATTTTAGCGTTGAGAAGCGGAACCGCGTTGTACTCGGAAAATTCTATCGCGTCAAAATTGCAGGCTCCCAGACAGCGTCCGCAGCCTACACAGCTGTTTTTGTCAACGCGCATCTTCTTCGTTGTTCCGTCAAACACAAGCCCGTTGTTGGCACATTCCCGCTGGCAGCGTTTGCAGCCGCGGCATCTGTCTGCGTCAATTTCAGGCTTGCCGTTGGAATGCTGCTCCGTCTTTCCCGCTCTTGAACCGCAGCCCATTCCGATATTTTTTATCGCGCCGCCGAAGCCCGTCATTTCGTGTCCCTTGAAATGCGTCAGGCTCACAAAAATATCCGCGTCCATAACGGCGTGGCCGATTAATGCTTTTTTAACGTACTCCCCGCCCTCAACGGGAACGGCAATATCATCTGTTCCTTTCAGTCCGTCCGCAATAATCACGGGGCACCCTGCCGAAAGCGGTGTAAAACCGTTTTCCCACGCACAGGCAAGATGTTCCAGCGCGTTCTTTCTTGACCCGGGATACATCGTGTTGCAATCTGTCAGAAAAGGCTTTCCGCCAAGTTCCTTAACAAGATCCGCAACAGCCTTTGCGTAATTCGGGCGCAGATAGCTGACGTTGCCAAGCTCGCCGAAATGCATCTTAATCGCGACAAATTTTTCGTCCATGTCAATTTTCGCAAGCCCTGCCGTTTTCAAAAATCTTTTGAACTTATCCGGCAGACTCTCACCGAAATATCCCGTTCTGAAGCTTGTAAAATAAACCCTTGCCTTTTCCACAATTACAGCTCCCTTCTGTCGTACAAAATTCTCAAACAGCGTTAGTATAGCATTAAAAATCGGTTTTTGCAGAAGAATTGCAAAAAACAGGCGGCTTTTGCCGCCTGTTAAAATTCGTGCTTAAATCTTATTTATACCTGTTGTATTCAAAACCCAAAGCAAGCTTTTCAACGTCAGTCCCACAGGCTCCAGCTTGGATTAGGCGAAAGGGACAAATCGGACGTTATTCCGCGCCGGAAGTTGTCAAAACCTGCGGCGGCTATCATTGTCGCGTTGTCCGTACACATGAATTTCGGCGGGAAGAATACGCTCCAGCCTTTTTTCGCTGCAAGCGTTTCAAGCTTTTCGCGAAGCCCGGAATTGGCAGCAACTCCTCCGGAAAGCGCAGCCGTTTTTACACCGGTCTGTTTTACGGCAAGTTCGATTTTTTTGCAGAGACATTCCGTAACGGCGTTCTGAAACGAGGCGCAGAAATCTGCAAGTTTGACCTGTTCCCCGTTTTCTTCAGCTTTTCTCACAATGTTGACGGCAGCCGTTTTAAGACCTGAGAAACTGAATTCAACTTCTTTCGTAAAAGCAAGCGGCAAAGGCAGTTTGTACGCGTTTTCGTTTCCTTCGTGCGCCAGTTTGTCTATCACAGGCCCTCCCGGGTAGCCGAGTCCGAGAATTTTAGCGACCTTGTCGTATGCCTCACCTGCCGCGTCGTCGCGCGTGGAGCCAAGCAGCTCATAATTACCGAATTCTTTTACCAGTACAAGCTCCGTGTGTCCGCCGGAAACAATCACGGATATAAACGGCGGTTTCAGTTTTTTTGCTCCCTGCGCGGCAACGTTGGCAAAGAGATGTCCTTCAAGGTGGTTAACACCGACCATAGGTTTGTTCCAGCCGTATGCAAGCCCTTTGGCAGTCATTACCCCGACCATCAGAGAGCCTATAAGTCCGGGGCCTGAGGTTACTGCTATTAAATCTATCTGTTTTGCGGGATTGTCTATCCCTGCCTCTTCGAGTACCTCGTCAAGCAGCGGCAAAATCGCTTCCTGATGCATTCTGGAAGCAAGTTCAGGCACGACACCGCCGTATTTGGAGTGCGAGGAAATTTGGCTTGCAAGCTTTGACGACAACACTTCGTCAGCGCCGCGCAAAACGGCAATGCCTGTGTCGTCGCAGCTTGATTCTATTCCGAGAGTGATAAAGTTTTCGTTCATTGAAGCTATTTAGTTTATTTAATCGTCGGTACTTTGAATTTTTCAAGATATTTGTCGTAGCCTATTTCGATTTCCGTCCCGGGCTTGCAGTATTTTTTGGGCACCTGCACGCAGAATGACCACTCGTCTGCGAGCTGCGCGTTTACCCCTATCGGAATCCACGATTCCCGCGTCAGTATGTCTTCTCTTTTGAGATGGTAGCCGCCAATGTTGAATTTTTCCGCTTCAACTACCCACGGCTGGTTTGCGACAAGGTAGATTATAAAATTCTCGTAGCCTCTTTTGCCAAAGCCCATGTCATTGTTTGCCGACTGAAGCCATGCAGGGGCCTCCTGTGATTTTGCTATCATTTCGGACATTGTCCCGCTGAGGTAAATAAAATGGATTGAGCCCCTGGCGCCCATAATGAACTCGTCGCCGACCGGAGTACCCTCGACAAAGGTTCTTATGCAGTGCGTATCAAGCAGTTTGACGTAACCCTCGTCAAAGTCCTTGTTGGGATTGTCAGCAAACGCCGTTCCGGCAAGCGCCAAAACAACCAGCAGAGCAAGAAGTATTTTTTTCATTTTAACTGCCTCCGTTTCAAATTAATTGCGTTTTATTTTTTCAAAGCCTGTTTCAGCCAGTCAAATTCGCTGCATTTCAGCAGGTATGCAGACACGAAATAAAGCACTGCCGCCAGAAGCATAAGTATTCCTATCCAAGCCGCGCGGAGCATAAGCGCTCCGTTCACGGGATAATTCCACAAAAATCTGACAGACAGAAGCCCTGCAAGCATTACTCCGATTGAAACAAGTATTTTTCTGCACCAGTCAAATTCAAACAGTTTCAGCGGAATTCCTATATTTTTTGACAGCGCCCGCGCACCGTAGAAGCTTGAGCAGGTGAACGCGAGGGCTACCGACGCCGCGAGCCCCGCGTATTTAAAGAGCGGCATAAGCGTCAGACTCGCGCACAAGTTGACCAGAACCGTTACCCCCGTAACGCCTATCGCCGCTTTCGGCATGCGGCGTGCGTACATGGCGCGCAGAATTACCGTGCTGCTTGCCATTCCGGGCAGTCCGAGTCCGTAAAGCGAAAGTGCAACAGCCGTTGAGTGCCATGCCCATTCGTCAAAAGCTCCCCTGAAAAAGAGCAGGTGTATTGTTTCCTGCGAGAAAAGGAACACCCCCGCCGTCACCGGCAAAACTATGAACAGGTTAAAGCGCAGCGCGTCGCGGATAAAGTCGCGGAATTCCTCCCTGTTTTCGGGGTCTATTCTTGAGAGCATGGGAAGTACCGCCTGAGAAATCGCTATTACAAACAGTCCGAGCGGAAGCTGAAGTACCCTGTCGGCATAATTCAGGACAGATATTGAACCGCCCTGAAGGAACGAGCCCATCATACGGCTTATCACGGGATTTATCTGATTAAGGGACAGCCCCGCCGCGTACGGCAGGAAAAGCGCCATCATATCGTGAAGTTCTTTGTTGTCTTTTTCAGGCTTCGCAGGGCGCAGCGGCATTTTGACTTTTCCGCACCAGTACCACTGGAGGCACATATTGCTTAAGCCGCCGATTAAAACGGCGATTGCAAGATTCCAAACACTTTTTTCTTTTGCTATGCAGAGAATATAGAATATAAACGCGGCGTTGCTCAGGGCAGGGGCAACCGCCGGCACAAAAAAACTGCCCATTGAATTCAGCACCCCCATAGCAAGAGCCGAAAGAGACACAAGCAGAAGGAACGGGAAAAGCATCTGCGTAAGCCTGATGGCGGTTCTGTAGGTTTCTCCGCTGAATCCCGGCGCCATAAGCTTTACAAACAGAGGGGCACCGATAATTCCAAGCAAAACGACTAAGGAAGTACAGACTGCAAGCACGCTGAGAGCCTGACGCGCAAGTCTGTGCGCCGTTTCGTGTCCATCGGTTGAAAGAGTTCTGGAAAATACGGGAACAAACGCGGCAGAAAGAGCCCCCTCCGCAAGCAGCTGTCTTGCGAGGTTCGCAAGCGTATAGGCAACATAAAAAGCGTCCAGCTGACAGGTTGCGCCAAAATATGCCGCAGTAAGAACTTCCCTTGCAAGCCCCAAAATACGGCTTGCAAGTGTTCCGAACATCATTTTTGCGGCATAACGCACCATGCCGGACAAATTTTTATTTTCAGTCATGCAGTTACCAGGTAAAATTCTCTCCCAAATACCATTTTTTAGCTTCTTCGTTATGCGCTATTTCATCAGGCAATCCCTCAAGAAACACCTTCCCGTCGTGTATAAGGTACGCCCTGTCTGTTATTGAGAGCGTTTCACGCACGTTGTGGTCTGTCAGAAGCACCCCGTAGCCGCGTTCGCGGAGAGCCTTTATCATTGACTGTATGTCAGCGACCGCGATAGGGTCTATCCCGCTGAAAGGTTCGTCAAGCAGGATATACGAAGGCTCAAGGGCAAGACAGCGTGCTATTTCCACGCGGCGCCTTTCACCGCCCGAAAGCGATATTCCCTGTGTGTCTTTGATTTGTTCTATGCCGTATTCCTTCAAAAGCCGGCGTATTTTTTCATGACGTGCAGTTTTTTCCATTCCGGCTTCTTCAAGCACCAAATCAAGGTTCTGGAACACGGTAAGTCTGCGGAAAATTGAGTCTTCCTGCGGCAGATAGCCTAAACCGCATCTCGCACGCTTGTACATCGGCATCTGCGTCATTTCCGTATCGCCTATAAAAACGCGCCCGCTGTCGGGAAGAATACGTCCGGTAATCATGTAGAACGACGTACTTTTGCCGGCTCCGTTAGGCCCGAGCAGCCCGACTATTTCTCCGGTTTTTATATGAATTGAAAGGTCATCGACAACCCTGCGTTTGTTGTATATTTTTACCAGATTTTCAGCACGCAGTATTTTCTCCAAAATAATCTCCCCCGAACTATTTGTCCGTAACAAAGGTAATTTTGCTGTTTCCTTTTGCTTCTACCAGCTTAGTTATTTCATTGTAGACAAGCATGTCGGCTTTTATCGTCTTGCCGTCCTCGCGAATACCGTGCGCGTTGCCGGTTACAACAAGATTGCCGCTTTTTTTGTCATAAACCGCTTTATCTCCGAAAAGCCTGCCTTTAACCCCTTTTTTGTCCGTATGGTCAAAAACAACTTTCCCGTGCGCTACAGCAGACTGCACCTCATCTTTGTCATTTATTTTGCCGTATATTTCATCTGCGGAAATTGCATATTTTTCTTTTCTGTTCTCAAGTTTCGCAACCTTAATTCCCCTAAAATCCTCTCCGCTGCGCATAAGGTCGGCAGCTTTGGCATATATGTTGTTGTACAGCAGTTCAACTCCCCCGTGAGCTTCGTACACCTTTCTTCCGGTAATAACTTTAACCTCCGGCGCATTGAGAAAATTTACTTTGCCCTGTCTGATTTTGACCTCTCCGAAAGCTTCTACGCAGTCGGAATTTTCAACCTCGGGATCTGCTGTCCATACAGCTTTGGAAGCGCTTACAGTCGCATTGCGGGAAACAATGTCGCCGCGCACCGGATTGCCGTACATGGTTATCTGTTTGTCTACAAAGCCTTCTGCCCTGTCGCCCTTAAGCACGTCCTGTCCTTTTGTGAAGACAACGCTGCCAACGGCAGACGCCGCCTTGGTATTTATATTGTAATTCAGTTCTTCAGCCTCAATTGAGCCGTTGGTCTGGGAAAACGCAACAGTTGCAACGCAGACTGCCGCAGCCGCAAAAAGCATAAACGCTGCCTTTTTCATTCTTTGCCTTCCCCTTTCTGTTTGATAAATTTGTTTAGTATCTCTATTTATTAGTATCCTTAAAATATTTCAGCCGCTTTGCCGCATACCTGTATATGGACATCAGCGAGTTAAAATAGTTTTCTCCCGTTTCTGCCCGCGGCAGATATATTTTCTTTTTGTAATTCGCAAGACAGGCATTTACCTGAGGCGGCGTCCAGCCGTCCACAAGTATTACAGTGCCTTTCTGTTCAGACATTTCCACAAGTTTTTTCAGCGATTCCGTGTCATCCGACTCCCAGCGCTTCCATTCGCTTTTGTCCGGCCGCACCGTCGCGTCGTGCGCCGAACTGATAAGCGCTCCCTCAATCCCCGTCAAATCCAAAAAAGCCACATCACCCGGCAGACAGTAGCGTCCGATATCCACGGCGCTGTCCAGGGCAGCCTGAAATTCCGCAAGCCTGCGCTGATAATATTTGTAATTTGCATTGTCAGCCGTGCTTGCAATGCGCATGACGGCATGCGCCACGTACGGAATACGCGCCGGATCGTAATAGGAGCGCAGTATTTCGTCCTGCGAAACGTCCGTATCTTTAAAAAGCCGTACTCCGCCGCGTCTGCGCAGCTCTTTTTCATTAAGCGCGACAAAGGCTGCCCTGCCTTTGCCTGCTTTGGTTCCTGAAATAAACGAAATAACCGTGTTGACGTACGGCGATGATGAAACAAACCGCGCGGCAGAAGCAGGCGCTGCCTGTACAAGCAGCAGGCTGGCCGCAAGCAGAAAATATATTTTTTTCAACAGTTTGCCGTACCTGTTCATATCAGTTCCGAACCTTCAGAATATCCAGCGCGTTTCTTGCCGCCATAAATTCTGCGGATTTAATGTTTTTGCCGGTGCCCTGAGCTGTTTCTTTTCCGCCTATAAACACGGCGACCCTGAAAGGCTCACCGCTGTCCGGCTCAGGGCGGAAAAGCGTTGCATAGCGGGGCGTTTCCCCTTTGTATTTGGACTGCACATATTCCTGAAGCATGGTTTTGCTGTCAACATAGTTGAGGGAAACGTGGTCTGCCTGCTCCAATAGGTAATTTTTAGCCGCTTTTTTGGCGGTTTCGTAGTCCGAATCAAGGAATACAGCGCCGAAAACTGCTTCTCCTGTATTTTCCAGCATGGCTTTTGACACGCTGCCTTTAACTGATTTTCCTGTCCTGAGTATCGCGGCAAGACAGTGCTTTTCAGCCCAGTCGGACATCGTCTGACCGCATACGAGCTGTGACCGCACTTTG from Candidatus Equadaptatus faecalis includes the following:
- the guaA gene encoding glutamine-hydrolyzing GMP synthase, encoding MENRRPETMQRITTPELAQAFIEEQVEAARRQIGDKKVLLALSGGVDSSVVAALLIKAVGKQLVCVHVNHGLLRKGEPEQVVDVFRNQMDANLIYVDAADRFLDKLEGVAEPEKKRKIIGAEFIRVFEEEARKLEGISFLAQGTIYPDILESGPVKSHHNVGGLPDDFEFELVEPVKFLYKDEVRVVGKQLGLPNNMVYRQPFPGPGLGVRCVGAITRDRLEAVRESDAILREEFAKNGLAGKVWQYFTIVPDFKSTGITDGLRTYDWPVVIRAVNTTDAVTATVENVPFELLQHITKRITSEVKGVNRVLFDLTPKPSGTIEWE
- the groL gene encoding chaperonin GroEL (60 kDa chaperone family; promotes refolding of misfolded polypeptides especially under stressful conditions; forms two stacked rings of heptamers to form a barrel-shaped 14mer; ends can be capped by GroES; misfolded proteins enter the barrel where they are refolded when GroES binds), which translates into the protein MAKILLFKEDARRAMERGINKVADTVGITLGPKGRNVVLEKKFGSPLITNDGVTIAKEFELEDPFENMGAQLLKEVASKTNDVAGDGTTTATVLAQAMIHDGIKNVAAGANGMLIRKGMELATANVVEALKKKAAKVKGHDGIAQVAAISANDQMIGGLIADAMGKVGQEGVITVEDSKSLGTTLETVEGLQFDRGYLSPYMITDADRMEAVLEDANILIADSKISNVKDMLGLLEKIVQLGKPLLIIAEDVEGEALATLVVNKLRGILQVVAVKAPGFGDRRKEMLKDIAAVTGGTVVSEEVGLKLDTAGVEVLGKAKKVTITKENTTIVNGKGDKKEIEGRAAQIRKQIADTTSDYDREKLQERLAKLCGGVAVIQVGAATETEQKELKLRIEDALNSTRAAVEEGIVPGGGVALVSCISGLEKYIDTLKGDIKTGATIILRALSVPLQIIAENAGMKGDVICEKVATLKAGQGLDATSGEYVDMIKAGIIDPVKVTRSALQNASSIAAMILTTDALVADKPKAEPEMPQGAPGMGGMPGGMY
- the groES gene encoding co-chaperone GroES, with product MKLKPLGDRVVIKALEHEEMSRGGIVLPDSAKEKPFEGEVVAVGDGRITDDGKRQKMEVKVKDRVVYSKYSGTEIKLDGEEYLILSERDILAIVTK
- a CDS encoding DUF362 domain-containing protein, translating into MEKARVYFTSFRTGYFGESLPDKFKRFLKTAGLAKIDMDEKFVAIKMHFGELGNVSYLRPNYAKAVADLVKELGGKPFLTDCNTMYPGSRKNALEHLACAWENGFTPLSAGCPVIIADGLKGTDDIAVPVEGGEYVKKALIGHAVMDADIFVSLTHFKGHEMTGFGGAIKNIGMGCGSRAGKTEQHSNGKPEIDADRCRGCKRCQRECANNGLVFDGTTKKMRVDKNSCVGCGRCLGACNFDAIEFSEYNAVPLLNAKMAEYAKAVVSGRDSFHISFVVDVSPYCDCHPENDAPILPNIGIFASSDPVALDQACADACLKAEPIRNSVLGDNMADKNFHDHHDHFRNTTPESEWETQLVHGEKIGLGTRKYELISVK
- the tsaD gene encoding tRNA (adenosine(37)-N6)-threonylcarbamoyltransferase complex transferase subunit TsaD is translated as MNENFITLGIESSCDDTGIAVLRGADEVLSSKLASQISSHSKYGGVVPELASRMHQEAILPLLDEVLEEAGIDNPAKQIDLIAVTSGPGLIGSLMVGVMTAKGLAYGWNKPMVGVNHLEGHLFANVAAQGAKKLKPPFISVIVSGGHTELVLVKEFGNYELLGSTRDDAAGEAYDKVAKILGLGYPGGPVIDKLAHEGNENAYKLPLPLAFTKEVEFSFSGLKTAAVNIVRKAEENGEQVKLADFCASFQNAVTECLCKKIELAVKQTGVKTAALSGGVAANSGLREKLETLAAKKGWSVFFPPKFMCTDNATMIAAAGFDNFRRGITSDLSLSPNPSWSLWD